In Opisthocomus hoazin isolate bOpiHoa1 unplaced genomic scaffold, bOpiHoa1.hap1 HAP1_SCAFFOLD_181, whole genome shotgun sequence, the following proteins share a genomic window:
- the LOC142359860 gene encoding uncharacterized protein LOC142359860, whose protein sequence is MRGAAEQHGGGLVFGAGAAGEQRGQRWGTAKRPELRKRNGGEQDGEASEAAESPGSAESESCGAGEPNDWSCGRRREERRGEKHLKCQSLPAAPRVRAEWPAPCSSFLAASAEQRVAPGGDGRTVRRWINRRSCGKECRGVGGAEGASGAPSPGAERLPGLAGWGTAKRPELRKRNGGEQDGEASEAAESPGSAESESCGGGQPSDRSYGRGMEESRTEKRLKRQSLPGARRARAAVEESQTIGVAEEEGKREGERNI, encoded by the exons atgcgcggtgcggcggagcagcatggcggcgggctggtgttcggtgccggggcggcgggggagcagagaggccagcg gtgggggacagccaagcgaccggagttacggaagaggaatggaggagagcaggacggagaagcgtctgaagcggcagagtctcccgggagcgcggagagcgagagctgcg gtgcaggagagccaaacgattggagttgcggaagaagaagggaagagagaaggggagagaaacatctgaagtgtcaaagtctcccggcagcaccgagagtgagagctgag tggcctgcaccctgctcctcatttttggcagcctctgccgagcagcgcgtcgctccgggaggcgacggacggactgttcgccgctggatcaacaggcgcagctgcgggaaggagtgccgaggtgtcggaggggcagagggagcgtcgggggccccgagccccggagcagagcggctcccgggactggctgg gtgggggacagccaagcgaccggagttacggaagaggaatggaggagagcaggacggagaagcgtctgaagcggcagagtctcccgggagcgcggagagcgagagctgcg gtgggggacagccaagcgaccggagttacggaagaggaatggaggagagcaggacggagaagcgtctgaagcggcagagtctcccgggagcgcggagagcgagagctgcg gtggaggagagccaaacgattggagttgcggaagaagaagggaagagagaaggggagagaaacatctga